The window TCGAACCAGACGGGGATCTCGAAGCCCATGGGAGCCTTTCGGAGGGGTGCGGTAGATGGCCGAAAGTCTCTCCCCCGCAGGCTGCGGCGCGCGCCCGGGGTCACTCGATTGGGACCCGTGATGACGGACGCGCGAGATCGGGATACTCCCTCTCGCTCGGACAAGGATACAGGCGCGGCGCTCGGTGGCAGCCCGCATGAGACGATCGGGCGCGGGCTGACACTTCTCAGGTGAGAGACGAAAGGACGCGCATGGGCGAGCAGCCGGGCGACGCGGCACTGGTGACGCTGGCCGCGGGTGGATCGGAACAGGCGTTCCGCACGCTTTACCGTGCGTACGTGCGCCCGGTGTATTGGGTCGCTCACGGGCTGGTGGGTACCGCCGTCGACGCCGAGGACGTCACGCAGGAGACGTTCCTCGCGGCGTGGCGCAAGCTCCCCGGCCTGCAGTTGGCCGGGCCCTCGCTGCTGCCTTGGCTGGTGACGATCTGCCGTTTCCAGGCAGCGAACCGGGTGCGCAGACTGCGGCGTGACCGCGAGCACACCGCCGATGCGGTGGACCAGCACCTGCCGGACACCGTCGACGTGGAGCAGCAGGTCATCGGTCAGGACCTCGCCGACCGGATCCTCGCCGCCGTGGCAGAGCTGACGCCGCTGGACCAGCAGATCTTCCGGCTGTGCGCGGCAGAGGGATACGCCTATCAGGCGGCAGCCGAGGAACTGGGTGTCGGCCACGGCGTCGTACGCAACCGTCTCTCCCGCATCCGCACCCGGTTGCGGACCGAGGTCGGAACGGAGAGCACATGAACGACACGACTGGGAAGCCGGAGAACCCCACTGGGCTGCCCGAGCTGAGCGACGCGTCGGTGACGCGCATCGAGGATGCCGTCTTCAGCGAGATCGCCGCGGTGCGCCGCGCCGACGACGAAGCCGACCGGCGCCGACGCGCCCGGCGGGGCCGGTGGTGGATCGCCGGAGGCGCCGCCGCGGTCGTGGTGGTCGTGGCGGCGGCTATCGCGCCGTCGATCGGCGGCATCGTGCGCGGGACCAGTGGGAGCGACTCCATGGAAGCCGGCGACTTCACGACGACCGAGACGTGGGAGGGCGCGGAGTCGATGCCCGAATGGATCGCTCCGGAGGCGGCACCGGATGCTGCTGTGGGAGCCTCCGGCGGCGACGTCCAGGCGGTGGAGGGGTCGGCGCGCGAGGTGATCGCGACCGCCACTGCCACCCTCGAGGTGACCGACGCCGACAGTGCGGCCAGGGACGCGGCCGAGGCGATCGCGGCCGCCGCAGAGGCATCCGGGGGTTACGTCGAATCGCTGAGCATCGGAGGGGCCGCGGTGGACACCGGCGCCACCGGCGGTGTGATCCGGGAGATGACCACGACGATCCCGTACCCCCCGTCGGGCACCTGGATCAGCGTGCGCATTCCGGCCGACGAACTGCAGAGCACGATCGCCGGTCTGGCGGAGCACGGCACGGTCACCGCATCCCAGATCTCTCGGCAGGATGTCACCACGCAGACTGTTGATCTGCGTGCGCGTATCGCGTCGGCTCAGGCATCCGTCGATCGCCTCACCGACCTGATGGCGCAGGCGGGGTCGCTCGCCGACCTGATCGCGGCCGAAAGCGCCCTCGCCGAGCGCCAGGCCGAACTGGAGTCGTGGCAGCAGCAGCTGGAGTACCTCGACCAGCAGGTGGCGCTGTCGTCACTGTCGGTGAGCATCGTGACGCCGCCCGAGCGGGTCGAGGCCGATCCCGCCGGGTTCGGCGACGGTCTGGCCGCAGGCTGGAACGGTCTGGTCGCCACAGTCAACGGCATCGTCATCGCGCTGGGGTTCCTCCTCCCCTGGCTCGCCGTCGCCGCCCTGGTGGCCCTGCTGGTGTGGCTCACCCTCCGCATCGCCCGCCGCCGCCGCTCCCCCTCCCCGCCCGCGGACCCCACCCCCACCCCCACCCCGTGAAACCACAGCTGGTCGCCCAGACGATGGGAAGTTCCCAGGGTCTCGGCGACCAGGTGTGGTCTCAGCGGGTCGGGGGCGGTGCAGCGGCCAAGTCAGCGCGCATCGCAGTGGCGAACGTCTCCCCGTGGACGTGGCCGGCGTCGAAGTGGATGCCACACCACAGCGACCCACGGTAGGAGACCGCGGCCACGCCCAGCCGCACGTTCGCCGCGAGCACCGCGACCGGCCACACCGACAGCACGGGTGCTCCGGCAAGGCTCAGGGCTCCCCGCGGCCCGGGGACGTCGGTGACGAACCCGTCGACGAGCGTCTGCCGCGCGGCGACGCGGTCCATGATCCGCGCGCCGATGGGGCCGCGCATCAGTTCGAGGGTTCCCTGCGCGCGTGCCTGCACCTTCTCACGGCGGGTCCGTGCCGCGATGGCGGCCAGTCGCGCCTCGGGTGTCATGTCCGACAGCGGGAGCGCGACCAGCATGACGCCGACCTGGTTGCGGGCGGCGCCGCGCCTGGCCAACGCGACCGGGATCGAGACGGTGACTTCCCGAGGTGCCGGCAGGCCATCCGCGGTGAGCAGCGCCCGATAGCCGGCCGCGACCGCCGAGAGCAGCACATCGTTCACGGTGGCGCCGTGCTCCGCCCCGCGTGCGCGAAGCGTCGCAACGTCCGCCCGGCAGAACGCGACGCCGTGGGTCGCGCTGCGCTCGCCGGTCAGCACCGTCGCCCCGGTGCCACGCCCGGCGACGGTGGCGACGATGCGCCGCAGGGCGACCAGCGCGCGGCGTACATCCCAGGGCGTCGCACTGCGGTCGTCCGCGACGGCAGGCGGCGACTCGGCATCCCGCGCTCCGGGCGCGGCGAACAGCCGGCGGACCAGCTGCACGGCGGCTGCCCCGTCTGCGATGGCGTGGTGGATGCGCAGGATGAACGCGGCACGCCCCGCGCCCGCGCCGGGCAGCAACAGCAGTTCCCAGAGCGGGCGATCGCGCGGCAAAGGTTCGCTCATCAGCTGCGCGCACCGCTGCTGCAGGTCGCCGAGATCGGCCAACGGCGGCAGCAGCCGAACGTGCGCATCCAGGTCGGGGGCGCGGTCGCTCCAGCCGTGCCGACCCCGCCGGTCCGTGGCGAGCACTTGGCGCAGTTCCGGGATCTCGACGACGCGCTCCGCGAGGTCGGCGCGCAGCAGGGCGAGGTCGACGGAGCCGTCCCCGCCGAGAAAACCGCCGGGTTCCGCGACGCCGGCGATGAGGAACACGTTCACCTGCCCCGCGTGGTCGAGCACGAGGTTCGCCGCGTCAACCCGCGCGAGTGTCTGCCACGGCATCCGCTCTCCCCTCCGTCAATTGCACCCACCCACACTCTGGCCGACAGGCGGCGGCGTTGCGATAGTGGATTCATGGCCACCGCGCCCAGACTTCCCACGCCGGCCGAACTTCGCGCCTGCCTGGCGGAGTCGCCGCGGACCGTGACGACAGCGGTGGGACCGGTCGAGTATGCCGAACGCGGGGATGGCGAGCCGGTGCTGTCCATCCACGGCACGCTCGGCGGGTGGGATCAGGGACTCGTCTCCGCGGAGTTCCTTCGTGTGAACGGATTCCGCATCATCGCGCCGAGCAGACCCGGGTACCTGGGGACGCCGCTGGCGAGCGGCCGCACCTTCGCCGAGCAGGGCGACGCGCTCGCGGCACTGCTGGACGCGCTCGACGTCGACAGCATCATCGTGCTCGCGCTCTCCGGCGGCGGCCCCGCCGCCTACGAACTGGCAGCCCGCCACCGCGACCGGGTGGCGCGCCTCGTTCAAGTGGACGCCGTGTGCATTCCCGGCCGGATACCGCGCGCGGCGGTACGCATCGCCGCACGCGACGGTCTCGCCAAGGCGCAGCTCTGGCTGCTGCGCCATGCACCGAAGACGACCCTGGCCGCCCTCCTCCGCATGAGCGGCATAGACAGCGGCAAGATCGTCGCCCGACGCGCCGCGGCACTCGCTGCCGTTCCGGGCCGCATTGCGCCGCTGGAGGTGACGCTTCAGGCGTCGCTCGGCGCGGCGCGGCGCCGCCAGGGGCTGGACAACGACCTCATGCCGTTCACTCCCGCACCGGTGGCGCGCATCAGGTGCCCGACGCTGATCGTGCACGCCCGCTCGGACAGGAACGTCCCGCCGGTCAATGCCGAGTACGCCCACGAGCGCATCGCCGGCTCCGAGCTGTACTGGATGGACGGCTCCCACGTCGCGTTCGCCCTGGAGGCCGCCGACACGGCGCCGGCGTACGTGGTGAACTGGCTGCGCGGGAGCGAATGAGCCCGGAAATGCAGAAAACCCCCGGCATGACCGGGGGTTTTCTTGGGTGGTGACCCCAGCGGGATTCGAACCCGCGTTACCGCCGTGAGAGGGCGGCGTACTAGGCCGCTATACGATGGGGCCGTTGCGACAACCGTTAAAGTATGCCACGGCGTGCATGATGCGACCAAATCGGGGCGGGCCGGGTTGCCCCCGGGCGTGTCGCGGGGTTGACTCGACTCATGCGAGTGACCAAGCACGAACACGCGTGCCTGCGCCTGGAGCGCGACGGCAAGACGCTGATCATCGACCCCGGCAGTTTCACCCTCCCCCTCACAGACGTCAAAGGGCTCGTGGGAATCGTGGTGACGCACGAGCACGCCGACCACTGGACACCCGATCACCTCGATCGGCTGCTGGCTCTCGCCGCGGACACCCCGATCTTCGCCCCGGCGGGGGTGGCCGCGGCCGCCCCGGGGTACGACATCACCGTGGTCTCCCCCGGCGACACCGTGACGCTCGAACCGTTCACCCTCACGTTCTTCGGCGGCCGTCACAACGTCATCCACGAGTCCATCCCCGTCGTCGACAACGTCGGGGTGCTCGTCAACGACGAGTTCTACTACGCCGGCGACTCGTATGCCGTGCCGAAGGGCGCCGATGTACGCCTGCTCGCGGCGCCTGTCGGAGCGCCCTGGCTCAAGATCGGCGAGGCGATGGACTTCGTCCTGGCCGTCGGGCCACGTCGTGCGTTCGCCACCCACGACATGACGCTGTCGCGGGTCGGCCTGCAGATGGGCCGCGCCCGGCTGAAGTGGGCCACCGAACAGGGTGGCGGTGAGTTCTTGGAGCTCGAGCCGGGCGGGACTTTCGACCTCTGACCCTTGAAACGACGGATGCCGCGGGGTCCTGCCCCGCGGCATCCGTCTATCCGGTGTGTACCGATGTCACTGCGCGTCGAGATCGGTCTCCAGCAGCTGCGCCAGCTCGTCCAGCGCCTGCTCGGCGCCGTCACCCTCGGCCTTCAGCGTCACGACGGTGCCGTGCGAAGCACCGAGACCCATGAGCGACAGGATGCTGCCCGCGTTGAGGTCGGGCCCGCCGTCGACCGCGATCGTCACCGGGACGCTCTTTTCCTGCACCGCCTGAACGAACAGCTTCGCGGGGCGAGCGTGCAGCCCGGAGCTGCTGGCGATGGTGGCCTGGCGTTCTGCCATGGTGTCCTCCTAGGGGATCTCAAACGGTCGCCGGAGCCTGCGCGGCAGGCGCCGCTTCGGCTTCGGCGAGTTCTTTCGGGGCAACCCACTTCTTCAGGGCTACGACGATAAGCGCAGTCACGACGGTACCTGCCGCCAGCGCCACCAGGAACCCCCAGATGGGGTCGATGGCGAAGAAGACGAAGATCCCGCCGTGGGGCGCTCGGGACTCGACAGCGAAGATCATACTCAACGCGCCCGTGACCGCCCCGCCGACCATCGACGCCGGGATCACGCGCAGCGGGTCTGCCGCGGCGAACGGGATCGCGCCCTCGGAGATGAACGATGCACCCAGCAGCCACGCAGCCTTGCCGTTCTCGCGTTCGACCGGAGTGAACAGCTGGCGGCCGAGCACGGTGGAGGCCAGGGCCATCGCCAACGGCGGCACCATACCGGCGCACATGACCGCGGCCATGATGAGGTACGGCGTGGTGTTCGTCGCCGAGGCGGTGCCGAGGCCGGCGACGGCGAACGCATAGGCGACCTTGTTGACGGGGCCCCCCAGGTCGAAGCACATCATGAGCCCGAGGATCACACCCACCAGGACGATCAGCCCGGTGGCGGCGAGATCGTTCAGACCGTTGGTCATCTGCTCCATGAGCCAGGCGATGGGCCGGCCGAGGAAGAGCACCATGAGCCCCGATGCCACGATCGACGCGACCAGCGGGATGATCACAACCGGCATGAGCCCGCGCAGCCACCGAGGGGCGTCCAGCTTGCCGATCCACCACGCGACACCACCGGCCAGGAGACCGCCGACGATACCGCCGATGAACCCCGCGTTCATCAGCAGTGCGACAGCACCCGCGACGAAGCCGGGCGCGATACCCGGCCGATCGGCGATCGCATAGGCGATGTACCCGGCGAGGGCAGGTACGAGGAAATTCATCGACGTACTGCCGATCATGAAGGCGACCGAGCCCAGGTATTGCCCGAGCCCGCCCGCGGGCAGCTGCCAGAGCGAGTTCTCGATGATGACGGATGCCGCGTCGTTGCTCACCTCGTAGCCGCCGAGGAGGAAGCCCAGCGCCATCAGCAGTCCGCCGCCGGCGACGAAGGGGATCATGTAGCTGACACCGGTCAGCAGCCAGCGCTGGATGCGGGCACCCACGCCGGGTCGCTCGGATGCCGTGTCGGCGGAGCTGCTCGTCGCAGTCGCGGTCACCCGCTGGGCGCCGGGGTCTTTCGCCGCGGCGACCGCCTCTTCGATCATCTGGGCAGGCTGCTCAATGCCGCGTTTCACGCCGGATCGCACGAGCGGTTTGCCGGCGAACCGCTGGGGCTCCCGCACGTCGACGTCGGTCGCGAAGATCACGGCATCCGCCTGATCGATCACGTCCTTCGGGAGGGCCTTGTAGCCGCTGGAGCCCTGCGGCTCGACGATGAGATCGATACCCGCCTTGTTGCCTGCAGCAGTGAGGGCGTCGGCCGCCATGAAGGTGTGGGCGATGCCGGTCGCGCAGGCCGTCACCGCGACGATGCGCGCCGGGCGCCCGTCGACGGTCAGCTCCGGGGCGACACCCCCGGTGGATGCCGCCACGGCCGCGGGGGCAGCGACGGTCGGCTCGGTGGCCGCGGCGGCGGTCGTCGCGGCGGTCGCCCCAGTCGCCGTTGCTGCGGGGGCCGTGGCGTCCGGCTCTTCCCCGATCGCCCGCCGCACGATGTGCACGACCTCGTCAGGGGTGGCCGCCGCGCGCAGGCCCGAGGTGAACTCCTCCTGCATGAGGGACCGGGCGAGCCGAGAGAGCACGGCCAGATGCGCCTCCGCGGCGCCCTCGGGGGCGGCAATGAGGAACACCAGGTCGGCGGGGCCGTCGGGCGCGCCGAACGGCACCCCGGGAGACAGCCGGGCGAAGGCGAGCGAGGGCTCCGAGACCGCGGCGCTCTTGGCGTGCGGGATCGCGATGCCACCGGGCAGCCCGGTCTCATCCTTCTGCTCTCGCGCCCACGCATCGGTGAACAGTGCGTGGGTGTCGCTTGCGCGCCCCTGAGCGACGACCCGCGCCGCCAGCGCGCGGATCACCGACTGCTTGTCGTTTCCCAGGGACTCGTCGAGGCTGACCAGTTCTGGGGTGATTGTCTGGGTCATGATGACCTCCAGGTGTTGCGTGATTGGGTCAGGTTTCCAGGGCACGAACCGGCACATCTCCGGTGGGGAGATCCAGCGGTGTCGGGGCCTGCGTGCCCGGCAGGGTGGCTGCCGCAGCGCCGTAACGGATGGCGCTGCGCAGCCTTTCGTGTGGTTCAGCGGCGGATACGTCTGCGATCAGGTAGCCGGCCAGCGAACTGTCCCCGGCGCCGACGGTGCTCTGCACCCGGATCGTCGGCGGCGTCCCCGCCCAGACGGCATCCGGTGTGATGAGCACGGCCCCGGCGCCGCCCAGGGTCACCAGCGCAGCTCCGACGCGAGTGGGCACGAGCCCACGCGCGATCGTGGCTACCGAGGAGACCAGGTCGACGGCCGGGTCGAGAGTCACGCCGGCGAGTTCGGCCAGTTCGTGCTCGTTCGGTTTGATCAGGTCGGGCCGGGCGCGTTCGACGACGGCCCGCAGCGCGGGGCCGGACGTGTCGACCGCGATGCGCGGCGCCCCACTTCCCCAGCGTGATCGCACCGCATCGATGACGTCGACATAGAAGTCGTCGGCCACCCCGGGCGGCAGCGACCCGGCCAAAACCAGCCAGCGGGCGTCGGCACAGGCGCTGACGACGGCGGCGGTGACCGCAGCGGCATCCGCTGCGGTCAACTCCGCGCCGGGAAGATTGATCTTCGTGGTCACGCCGGCGGGATCGGTGATGGTCACGTTGGCGCGGGCGTGCCCGGCGACGGGCACCAGGCTGCTGGGGAGTGCCGTGGTCTGCAGTGCAACGGCGAAGGGGTCGTCGTCAGCGAGGGGCAGCACCGCACGAGTGGGGACTGCGGATGCCGCGACAACGCGGGACACGTTGATGCCCTTGCCGCCCGCATCCTCCCGCGCAGCGCGGGCCACCTGCACCTGACCCACCTGCAGCGGGTCGGCGAGCACGACGGTCCGGTCGAGCGAGGGATTCGCAGTGAGGGTGACGATCATGCGGTCCACACCTCCGTTCCGGCTTCATCCAGTGCCACGGCGAGTCCCGCTTCGGGAGCACGGTCGGTGGTGAGGATGTCGATGTCCTCGAGCCCTGCGAATCCCACCAGCAGCTCCGCATCGAATTTCTCGGCATCGGTGACCAACACCACACGGCGCGAACTGCGCACGATGGCCCGCTTCACGCTCGCCTCGTCGGGGTCGGGGGTGCTCAGCCCGAACGCGGCAGACAGCCCGTTCGTGCCGATGAACGCGACGTCGGGGCGCAGTTCCTCGATCGCGCGGACGGTGTGTGCGCCGACCGCGGCGGCGGTGAGACCGCGCACGCGCCCGCCGATGACGGTGAGCGAGATGCGGGGCGACCCGGCGAGGCTGCTGGCGATCGACATGGCATGGGTGACGACCTCGGCGGAGCCGCCGGTTTCGGCGAGCCTGGTGGGAAGGAGCGTCGCGACAGCAGCGGTCGTGGTGCCCGCGTCGAGGAAGATCGACCCGCGGAATCCGTCGCCGAGGACATCGAGTGCCCGACTGGCGATCGCCAGCTTCGCGGCACCGCGCTGGGAGGAGCGTTCCGCGAGCGAGGGTTCGACCACGCTGGTGCGACCGCGCGCGACGGCGCCGCCGTGCACGCGGCGCAATGCGCCCGAGCGCTCGAGCTGGTCCAGGTCGCGGCGCACCGTCTCAGTGGTGACGCCGAAGCGCTCGGCGAGGTTGACCACGGCGACGCGCCCGTCCTGGGAGACCAAATGCTCGATCAGCCGGTGGCGCTCCATTGCATACACGTCCGTTCCTTTCCCTGAATTCCCACACGATACAACACAAACACAGATGATCTCAAGACCCCGCCTGCGATTCTGTGGGGGTTGTGGATCGGGTACAAGAAACTCGGTCTCATGCGCTGTGGCACTTAGTTCCGCCATGCAGATTCTGTCGAATGTCACCGCGCGGCATGTGGTGACTGCTACTTTCGGGCGACCCGACGGCATCCGTCACCGCGTTCACCCGGACGCACCGACGCACTGCGATCCACCCTGTGCCATCGGGCGTGCCCGAACCCGCCTGCCCGCAGGCGCGAACCCTGGAGTCTCAATGTCGAGAACCACGACGCACACCCATGGCCTGGGGATGCGTATCACCGTCGTCGTGCTGGCAGCGTTGCTGGCCGCGATGACGGTCATGTACCTGCTCACCGTGCACCGTCTCAGCGACGGCGCCTCCCAACTCGCGGCCGGCGCGTCGCAAGCAGACGACGGCTCGCAGCGACTGGTCGACGGCGCCGCCACCCTGTCTTCGGGCGCGCAGACGCTCGCTGACGGTGCCGCCGAACTCGACGCCGGCGCCGCCACCGCCGCGACGGGAGCCGAGTCCCTCGCCACCGGCGCGGTCTCGGCCGCCACGGGAGCTGCCACGCTGGCAGACGGTGCTGCTTCGCTTTCCACAGGTGCCGAGTCGGCGGCATCCGGAGCGTCCCGGGTGTCTTCGGGCGCATCGACGGCCGCCGCCGGCGCGGGGCGTCTGGAGAGCGGAGCCCGCGACGCCGCGGTAGGCGCCAACACTCTCGCCACGGGAGCCGCGGATGCCGCTGCGGGGGCGTCCGTACTCGCCGGAAAGACCGCGAGCCTGGCCGCCGGCGTGGTGGCTGCGCACGGTATCGCGACCGAGCGTCTCCTTCCCGGAGCGCAAGGCATGCTCGACACGCTCAACGCCCGAATCACCGCTGACGTCTCCACACTGGCCGGCAACGGCGAAGCGCTCGCCGGGCTGGCTGCAGCCGCGCCTGTCAACAGCGCGGCGCTTAACGCGGGATTGCAGACGCTGAAGACGGAGGTCACGAACCTGCCCGACGCGGCGTTCGCAGACCCCGATGTGAAGCAACTGCTCGCCGAGACCCTCGCCGACCTCACCCGGCTGTCCGAGGGCGTCAACACGCAGACCAACTTGATGGCCCGCCCGACCGCGGCAGCGCCCCAGCTCGCGGCAGGCATCCTCGCAGCCCGCGATGGCGCTCAGCAGCTCGCCGGTGGCCTCGGTGTTCTG is drawn from Microbacterium sp. zg-B96 and contains these coding sequences:
- a CDS encoding sigma-70 family RNA polymerase sigma factor: MGEQPGDAALVTLAAGGSEQAFRTLYRAYVRPVYWVAHGLVGTAVDAEDVTQETFLAAWRKLPGLQLAGPSLLPWLVTICRFQAANRVRRLRRDREHTADAVDQHLPDTVDVEQQVIGQDLADRILAAVAELTPLDQQIFRLCAAEGYAYQAAAEELGVGHGVVRNRLSRIRTRLRTEVGTEST
- a CDS encoding HPr family phosphocarrier protein, which produces MAERQATIASSSGLHARPAKLFVQAVQEKSVPVTIAVDGGPDLNAGSILSLMGLGASHGTVVTLKAEGDGAEQALDELAQLLETDLDAQ
- a CDS encoding fructose-specific PTS transporter subunit EIIC, which codes for MTQTITPELVSLDESLGNDKQSVIRALAARVVAQGRASDTHALFTDAWAREQKDETGLPGGIAIPHAKSAAVSEPSLAFARLSPGVPFGAPDGPADLVFLIAAPEGAAEAHLAVLSRLARSLMQEEFTSGLRAAATPDEVVHIVRRAIGEEPDATAPAATATGATAATTAAAATEPTVAAPAAVAASTGGVAPELTVDGRPARIVAVTACATGIAHTFMAADALTAAGNKAGIDLIVEPQGSSGYKALPKDVIDQADAVIFATDVDVREPQRFAGKPLVRSGVKRGIEQPAQMIEEAVAAAKDPGAQRVTATATSSSADTASERPGVGARIQRWLLTGVSYMIPFVAGGGLLMALGFLLGGYEVSNDAASVIIENSLWQLPAGGLGQYLGSVAFMIGSTSMNFLVPALAGYIAYAIADRPGIAPGFVAGAVALLMNAGFIGGIVGGLLAGGVAWWIGKLDAPRWLRGLMPVVIIPLVASIVASGLMVLFLGRPIAWLMEQMTNGLNDLAATGLIVLVGVILGLMMCFDLGGPVNKVAYAFAVAGLGTASATNTTPYLIMAAVMCAGMVPPLAMALASTVLGRQLFTPVERENGKAAWLLGASFISEGAIPFAAADPLRVIPASMVGGAVTGALSMIFAVESRAPHGGIFVFFAIDPIWGFLVALAAGTVVTALIVVALKKWVAPKELAEAEAAPAAQAPATV
- a CDS encoding DUF4349 domain-containing protein, with protein sequence MNDTTGKPENPTGLPELSDASVTRIEDAVFSEIAAVRRADDEADRRRRARRGRWWIAGGAAAVVVVVAAAIAPSIGGIVRGTSGSDSMEAGDFTTTETWEGAESMPEWIAPEAAPDAAVGASGGDVQAVEGSAREVIATATATLEVTDADSAARDAAEAIAAAAEASGGYVESLSIGGAAVDTGATGGVIREMTTTIPYPPSGTWISVRIPADELQSTIAGLAEHGTVTASQISRQDVTTQTVDLRARIASAQASVDRLTDLMAQAGSLADLIAAESALAERQAELESWQQQLEYLDQQVALSSLSVSIVTPPERVEADPAGFGDGLAAGWNGLVATVNGIVIALGFLLPWLAVAALVALLVWLTLRIARRRRSPSPPADPTPTPTP
- a CDS encoding DeoR/GlpR family DNA-binding transcription regulator, with protein sequence MYAMERHRLIEHLVSQDGRVAVVNLAERFGVTTETVRRDLDQLERSGALRRVHGGAVARGRTSVVEPSLAERSSQRGAAKLAIASRALDVLGDGFRGSIFLDAGTTTAAVATLLPTRLAETGGSAEVVTHAMSIASSLAGSPRISLTVIGGRVRGLTAAAVGAHTVRAIEELRPDVAFIGTNGLSAAFGLSTPDPDEASVKRAIVRSSRRVVLVTDAEKFDAELLVGFAGLEDIDILTTDRAPEAGLAVALDEAGTEVWTA
- a CDS encoding MBL fold metallo-hydrolase, whose product is MRVTKHEHACLRLERDGKTLIIDPGSFTLPLTDVKGLVGIVVTHEHADHWTPDHLDRLLALAADTPIFAPAGVAAAAPGYDITVVSPGDTVTLEPFTLTFFGGRHNVIHESIPVVDNVGVLVNDEFYYAGDSYAVPKGADVRLLAAPVGAPWLKIGEAMDFVLAVGPRRAFATHDMTLSRVGLQMGRARLKWATEQGGGEFLELEPGGTFDL
- a CDS encoding wax ester/triacylglycerol synthase domain-containing protein is translated as MPWQTLARVDAANLVLDHAGQVNVFLIAGVAEPGGFLGGDGSVDLALLRADLAERVVEIPELRQVLATDRRGRHGWSDRAPDLDAHVRLLPPLADLGDLQQRCAQLMSEPLPRDRPLWELLLLPGAGAGRAAFILRIHHAIADGAAAVQLVRRLFAAPGARDAESPPAVADDRSATPWDVRRALVALRRIVATVAGRGTGATVLTGERSATHGVAFCRADVATLRARGAEHGATVNDVLLSAVAAGYRALLTADGLPAPREVTVSIPVALARRGAARNQVGVMLVALPLSDMTPEARLAAIAARTRREKVQARAQGTLELMRGPIGARIMDRVAARQTLVDGFVTDVPGPRGALSLAGAPVLSVWPVAVLAANVRLGVAAVSYRGSLWCGIHFDAGHVHGETFATAMRADLAAAPPPTR
- a CDS encoding 1-phosphofructokinase, with amino-acid sequence MIVTLTANPSLDRTVVLADPLQVGQVQVARAAREDAGGKGINVSRVVAASAVPTRAVLPLADDDPFAVALQTTALPSSLVPVAGHARANVTITDPAGVTTKINLPGAELTAADAAAVTAAVVSACADARWLVLAGSLPPGVADDFYVDVIDAVRSRWGSGAPRIAVDTSGPALRAVVERARPDLIKPNEHELAELAGVTLDPAVDLVSSVATIARGLVPTRVGAALVTLGGAGAVLITPDAVWAGTPPTIRVQSTVGAGDSSLAGYLIADVSAAEPHERLRSAIRYGAAAATLPGTQAPTPLDLPTGDVPVRALET
- a CDS encoding alpha/beta hydrolase; the encoded protein is MATAPRLPTPAELRACLAESPRTVTTAVGPVEYAERGDGEPVLSIHGTLGGWDQGLVSAEFLRVNGFRIIAPSRPGYLGTPLASGRTFAEQGDALAALLDALDVDSIIVLALSGGGPAAYELAARHRDRVARLVQVDAVCIPGRIPRAAVRIAARDGLAKAQLWLLRHAPKTTLAALLRMSGIDSGKIVARRAAALAAVPGRIAPLEVTLQASLGAARRRQGLDNDLMPFTPAPVARIRCPTLIVHARSDRNVPPVNAEYAHERIAGSELYWMDGSHVAFALEAADTAPAYVVNWLRGSE